The following coding sequences are from one Sciurus carolinensis chromosome 11, mSciCar1.2, whole genome shotgun sequence window:
- the Scn3b gene encoding sodium channel subunit beta-3 isoform X2 has protein sequence MKLRCISCMKREEVEATTVVEWFYRPEGGKDFLIYEYRNGHQEVESPFQGRLQWNGSKDLQDVSITVLNVTLNDSGLYTCNVSREFEFEAHRPFVKTTRLIPLRVTEEAGEDFTSVVSEIMMYILLVFLTLWLLIEMIYCYRKVSKAEEAAQENASDYLAIPSENKENSAVPVEE, from the exons ATGAAGCTGCGCTGCATTTCCTGCATgaagagggaggaggtggaggccaCCACGGTGGTGGAGTGGTTCTACAGGCCCGAGGGCGGTAAAGATTTCCTT ATCTACGAGTATCGCAATGGCCACCAGGAGGTGGAGAGCCCCTTCCAGGGGCGCCTGCAGTGGAACGGGAGCAAGGACCTGCAAGATGTGTCCATCACTGTGCTCAACGTCACTCTGAATGACTCTGGCCTCTACACCTGCAATGTGTCTCGAGAGTTTGAGTTTGAGGCCCATCGACCCTTTGTGAAGACCACACGGCTGATTCCCCTCCGAGTCACTGAGGAAG CTGGGGAGGACTTCACCTCTGTGGTCTCAGAAATAATGATGTACATCCTACTGGTCTTTCTCACCTTGTGGTTGCTCATCGAGATGATATATTGCTATAGAAAGGTCTCAAAGGCTGAAGAGGCAGCCCAAGAAAATGC GTCTGACTACCTTGCCATCCCTTCAGAGAACAAGGAGAACTCTGCAGTACCCGTGGAGGAATAG
- the Scn3b gene encoding sodium channel subunit beta-3 isoform X1, translated as MPAFNRLFPLVSLVLIYWVSVCFPVCVEVPSETEAVQGNPMKLRCISCMKREEVEATTVVEWFYRPEGGKDFLIYEYRNGHQEVESPFQGRLQWNGSKDLQDVSITVLNVTLNDSGLYTCNVSREFEFEAHRPFVKTTRLIPLRVTEEAGEDFTSVVSEIMMYILLVFLTLWLLIEMIYCYRKVSKAEEAAQENASDYLAIPSENKENSAVPVEE; from the exons ATGCCTGCCTTCAACAGATTGTTTCCCCTGGTTTCTCTGGTTCTCATCTACTGGG TCAGCGTCTGCTTCCCTGTATGTGTGGAAGTGCCCTCGGAGACGGAGGCTGTCCAGGGCAACCCTATGAAGCTGCGCTGCATTTCCTGCATgaagagggaggaggtggaggccaCCACGGTGGTGGAGTGGTTCTACAGGCCCGAGGGCGGTAAAGATTTCCTT ATCTACGAGTATCGCAATGGCCACCAGGAGGTGGAGAGCCCCTTCCAGGGGCGCCTGCAGTGGAACGGGAGCAAGGACCTGCAAGATGTGTCCATCACTGTGCTCAACGTCACTCTGAATGACTCTGGCCTCTACACCTGCAATGTGTCTCGAGAGTTTGAGTTTGAGGCCCATCGACCCTTTGTGAAGACCACACGGCTGATTCCCCTCCGAGTCACTGAGGAAG CTGGGGAGGACTTCACCTCTGTGGTCTCAGAAATAATGATGTACATCCTACTGGTCTTTCTCACCTTGTGGTTGCTCATCGAGATGATATATTGCTATAGAAAGGTCTCAAAGGCTGAAGAGGCAGCCCAAGAAAATGC GTCTGACTACCTTGCCATCCCTTCAGAGAACAAGGAGAACTCTGCAGTACCCGTGGAGGAATAG